The following proteins are co-located in the Vigna angularis cultivar LongXiaoDou No.4 chromosome 2, ASM1680809v1, whole genome shotgun sequence genome:
- the LOC108329034 gene encoding uncharacterized protein LOC108329034 — protein MGGQQKKDSQTQRRKKEIMGFTVSLKPSPSGFDLMQNCDLPPPSKFFMGIPDKSVILSMNRVYDIAGKGEEEDRKDCGAYRMENDDDERNNKMELLKALQASQTRAREAEKKAVVLKKERECLEIVLLGESMHLFAYRQQVRLLDLQLLHLQQSLWLRQQPEGDEGSSKGNRHGEETGSVAWLLALVLSFGFGVTTAISWRYYL, from the coding sequence ATGGGGGGACAACAGAAGAAGGATAGCCAAactcaaagaagaaaaaaggaaattatGGGTTTCACAGTTTCTCTCAAGCCTTCGCCTTCGGGGTTTGACCTCATGCAGAACTGTGATCTTCCTCCACCTTCCAAGTTTTTCATGGGTATTCCAGATAAGAGTGTGATATTGTCCATGAATAGGGTGTATGACATTGCAGGcaaaggagaagaggaagatagGAAAGACTGTGGTGCTTACAGGATGGAAAATGACGATGATGAAAGGAATAATAAAATGGAGCTTCTGAAGGCGCTGCAAGCATCTCAGACAAGGGCCAGGGAGGCAGAAAAGAAGGCTGTAGTTCTGAAAAAAGAGAGGGAGTGTCTTGAAATTGTTCTGTTGGGGGAGTCCATGCACTTGTTTGCATATCGCCAACAGGTGAGATTGCTTGATCTTCAACTTCTGCACCTGCAACAATCCCTTTGGCTGCGTCAACAGCCAGAGGGAGATGAAGGGTCATCCAAGGGAAATCGACACGGTGAAGAAACTGGTAGTGTTGCATGGCTTTTGGCTTTGGTTCTTTCCTTTGGATTTGGAGTCACCACCGCCATTTCTTGGAGATACTATCTGTAA
- the LOC108327663 gene encoding E3 ubiquitin-protein ligase RING1 translates to MTSFHSRKLCFPFHGSIDVATMNRRIRTSYSPIPSPLPSVVPRSFPWFQPPLLDGEHDHLNLASIIIIGLGSIACVIMFFLTLSKILKIYYLNRYNVSRRNPPILFDVRGDSPFSDDEEHEHVIRQHSIRFSPTEGLQQSTIDSITVYRYRNNEVLVKETECLVCLGEFQQEESLRLLPKCSHAFHVPCIDTWLRTHKTCPLCRTPIVHDAVSVDGETESDSSVSDMIQDMEECNGSGVMRVGDEDSSGDGIEILSEFGSGDSSVPISRASDAATQEFDDENEPKMKRSFSVDSYVLFLQYTKLRQTKIGD, encoded by the coding sequence ATGACGAGTTTCCATTCTAGAAAACTATGTTTTCCCTTTCATGGCTCAATCGATGTTGCTACCATGAATAGGAGAATCAGAACCAGTTACAGTCCAATACCTTCTCCTCTTCCCTCAGTAGTTCCACGTTCATTTCCGTGGTTTCAACCACCCCTCCTTGATGGAGAACACGACCACCTAAACCTTGCATCCATCATTATAATCGGCCTAGGTAGCATAGCTTGTGTAATTATGTTTTTCCTCACCTTGTCCAAAATCCTAAAGATCTATTATTTAAATAGATACAACGTTAGCAGAAGAAACCCTCCAATATTATTTGACGTTCGAGGAGATTCTCCCTTTTCCGATGACGAGGAACATGAACATGTTATCAGGCAGCACTCCATACGGTTCAGCCCCACAGAGGGTCTCCAGCAATCAACCATAGACTCCATCACAGTATACAGATACAGAAATAACGAAGTTTTGGTTAAAGAAACTGAGTGTCTTGTTTGCCTCGGTGAGTTTCAACAAGAAGAGAGTCTGAGACTGTTGCCAAAGTGTAGCCATGCTTTCCACGTCCCTTGCATTGATACTTGGTTGAGGACACATAAAACCTGTCCCTTGTGCCGCACCCCTATTGTTCATGATGCTGTCAGTGTTGATGGTGAAACTGAGTCTGATTCAAGCGTTTCTGATATGATCCAGGACATGGAAGAATGCAATGGTAGTGGTGTTATGAGGGTTGGTGATGAAGATTCTAGTGGTGATGGAATTGAAATTTTGTCTGAATTTGGTAGTGGTGATTCTTCGGTTCCAATTAGTCGTGCTTCTGATGCTGCTACACAAGAatttgatgatgaaaatgaaccCAAAATGAAGAGGTCTTTCTCGGTGGATTCATATGTTTTGTTTCTCCAATATACAAAGCTTAGACAGACCAAAATTGGTGATTGA